GCGCCGGTGGGCAGCGACAACACTTTGCCGTGCGGCGTTAACACATAAATGGTGTCGTTGAAGAGTTCGGTTTTGAAGGCGGCGGCGAGGTCTTCTTTGCCGCTTTCGGCCATGTTTTCGCGCCAGTCGAGCAGTTGGCGCAGCCAGGCGATTTTCTGTTCGTAGGCCGCGTCGCCCTTGCCGCCTTCTTTGTAACGCCAGTGGGCGGCCACGCCGAATTCGTTGAACTGGTGCATTTCAAAGGTGCGGATCTGCACTTCCACGCCTTTGTCTTCGGGGCCGACAATCACGGTGTGCAGCGACTGGTAGCCGTTGCCTTTGGGGTTGGCGATGTAGTCGTCAAACTCGCCGGGAATCGGCTGCCACAGGCTGTGGACGATGCCCAGCGTGGTGTAGCACTCGGCCACGCTGTCCACCAGAATGCGCACGGCGCGGATGTCGTACAGGCCGTCGAAATCCAGCTTTTTCTTGACCATCTTTTTATAGATGGAATAGATGTGCTTGGGGCGGCCGGCCAGGTCGTAATGGCGCACGCCGTGCCGCGCCAGCTCGGTGCGCAGTGTGTCGAGGAAATGGTCGATGTATTCGAGCCGCTCGGTGCGCTTTTCGTCCAAAAGGCGGGCGATGCGGCGGTATTCTTCAGGATTTTGATGGCGGAAGCCCAAGTCTTCGAGCTGCCATTTGAGCTGCCACACGCCCAAACGGTTGGCCAGCGGCGCGAAAATGTCGAGCGTTTCCTTGGCGATGGCGCGTTTTTCGGGGCTGTCGGGCACGCCGCCGAGAAAATGCAGGGTTTGCGTGCGCATCGCCAGTTTGATGATGACCACGCGGATGTCGGACACCATCGCCAGCAGCATCTTGCGCATGGTTTCCGCCTGCGCCGCGCGTTCTTCGGGCGTGGCGAGGCTGTCCATGCGGGCGAAATGGGTGAGCTTTTGCACCTCGTCGATGCCGCGCACCAGATCGGCCACGGTTTTGCCGCATTTCTCCGCCACCTCTTCATACCAGCCTTCGCGGTAGGACGATACGTCGGCCAGCACGGCGGCGGCGGCGGCTTCGGGCAGCAGATCGATCTGCGCCACCGTCCGCGCCGTTTCCAAAAGGTGCGCCAGCAGCGGCTCGCCCATCGGCGTGGCGGCATCGGCGGGGTAGGCGGCCTGCGCCAGAGCCAGTGCCTGTTCCAGCATCGTCTGCTGCGCCGCATCCTGCGCGGCGGCATATTGCGCAAACCATGAAGAGGCCGTCTGAAAATCCTCTTTGCCGTTGGGCGAAACCGTGCCAACCATAAAACACTCCGAATCCGAATGCGGAAAAAAGACGGGGCATTGTAGCCCAAAGGCCGCCGCTGCGCTAAGCCGGCGGGCGTTTGCAGGCGGCCTTTGCGCCTTCTATGCAGGCCGTCTCCGCCGACGCGGGGATGCCGTTTCTGAAAACAAAAAAGCATCCGGAAAAACCGGATGCCTTCGGGCGGAAAATCGGATTAGCTGAGGTTGCGTTCCACGTCGACCAAAGAGCGGCGGGCAAGAGCCAGGTTGGATTTGGATTTGTCCAATACGGAGTAGAGGAACAGGCCTTCGTGTTTTTTCAGAGGGCGGATGAGGTGGTATTGTTTGCCCAAGGTAATCAGGATGTCTTCGATCACATCGTTGAGGCCGAGCATTTTCATGGTTTTCATCTTCGCGCTGACCACTTCGGTGTTGCCTGCAGCGGCGATTTCGAGGTCGATGGAGGGCGAGCCGCCGCCGGCCAGCATCATGCCGCTTTCAAAATCGACAACGGCCGCAGCCAGTGCGCCGTCCACGTTCAACATTTCCGATACTGCTTTATCGTAATTCATAATACACTCCAAAGGATAACAAGTTAGTAAGGGAAACCGGACTGCTGCTGAACCAAGCCGACGGTTTCCGCCGTTTCGATAATGTGATGTGGTTTTTATGCCGGACCGCCCGGCAACGGTTACCGGCCGGAGGGGCGGCGGTAAAGTTGGGCGCAGTATATGCCTGCGGTTTAATTAAGTAAACCGCCGCGCTGCTTAAATTTCAGGCAACATAGCCTGCCATTAGTCGGGTTTTCCTGCCGTTTGTTTATTTTTGAAAAAATACCCCATAAAAAACAACAATAAACATTTGAT
The window above is part of the Neisseria bacilliformis genome. Proteins encoded here:
- a CDS encoding RelA/SpoT family protein, with protein sequence MVGTVSPNGKEDFQTASSWFAQYAAAQDAAQQTMLEQALALAQAAYPADAATPMGEPLLAHLLETARTVAQIDLLPEAAAAAVLADVSSYREGWYEEVAEKCGKTVADLVRGIDEVQKLTHFARMDSLATPEERAAQAETMRKMLLAMVSDIRVVIIKLAMRTQTLHFLGGVPDSPEKRAIAKETLDIFAPLANRLGVWQLKWQLEDLGFRHQNPEEYRRIARLLDEKRTERLEYIDHFLDTLRTELARHGVRHYDLAGRPKHIYSIYKKMVKKKLDFDGLYDIRAVRILVDSVAECYTTLGIVHSLWQPIPGEFDDYIANPKGNGYQSLHTVIVGPEDKGVEVQIRTFEMHQFNEFGVAAHWRYKEGGKGDAAYEQKIAWLRQLLDWRENMAESGKEDLAAAFKTELFNDTIYVLTPHGKVLSLPTGATPIDFAYALHSSIGDRCRGAKVEGQIVPLSTPLENGQRVEIITAKEGEPSVNWLYEGWVKSNKAIAKIRAYIRRQNADAVRENGRAQLDRLLAKIHPKPNLQDLAENLGFKKTDELYTAVGQGEISARAVQKACGALAEPQPEAVSEENIVRQSKIQKSSRNGILVDGEDGLLTTLAKCCKPAPPDDIVGFVTRTKGISVHRASCPSLQKLAAQSPEKVLPAAWSGADGSQVFAVDIEIRAQDRSGLLRDVSDNLARHKINVTGVQTQSRDLEASMRFTLEIRQVNDLSRVLADLGGIRGVLSVTRL